A window of the Bombina bombina isolate aBomBom1 chromosome 3, aBomBom1.pri, whole genome shotgun sequence genome harbors these coding sequences:
- the LOC128651972 gene encoding LOW QUALITY PROTEIN: cytochrome c oxidase subunit 7A2, mitochondrial-like (The sequence of the model RefSeq protein was modified relative to this genomic sequence to represent the inferred CDS: deleted 2 bases in 1 codon; substituted 1 base at 1 genomic stop codon) — translation MLQNLLALHHVSQRLISSTSQRSLLNKVADKRRRMFQXDNCVPVYLKGGVGGAFLYRLTMALTVGTGYALHELFNAAMPKKKK, via the exons ATGTTGCAGAATTTACTGGCCCTTCATCATGTTTCTCAGCGGTTAATAAGCAGCACTTCCCAGAGGTCTCTACTGAATAAAGTTGCAGACAAG AGGAGAAGGATGTTTCAGTAGGATAATTGTGTTCCAGTTTATTTAAAGGGTGGAGTTGGAGGTGCCTTTCTTTACAGACTGACCATGGCATTAACTGTTGGAACAGGATATGCCCTGCATGAGCTCTTCAATGCTGCAAtgcccaaaaagaaaaaataa